One segment of Vagococcus martis DNA contains the following:
- the deoD gene encoding purine-nucleoside phosphorylase, whose protein sequence is MSVHIGAKKGEIADKILLPGDPLRAKYIAETFLEDPKCYNEVRGMLGYTGTYKGHKISVQGTGMGMPSAAIYANELIREYDVKKLMRVGTCGAIRKDVHVRDLVLAQAAATNSAIIRKDFPNFDFPQIADFDLLTTAYDIAKEKGFNIHVGNVLSNDTFYSDDNSDVFKLGEYGVLGVEMEAAVLYYLAAKYNVQALALMTVSDHMITGEETTSEERQMTFNDMMIVGLETLIKED, encoded by the coding sequence ATGAGCGTACATATTGGAGCAAAAAAGGGAGAAATTGCAGATAAAATTTTACTTCCAGGAGACCCATTAAGAGCGAAATATATCGCCGAAACATTTTTAGAAGATCCTAAGTGTTATAACGAAGTTCGAGGCATGCTAGGCTATACAGGTACTTACAAAGGCCATAAAATATCGGTTCAAGGAACAGGTATGGGAATGCCTTCAGCAGCCATCTATGCGAATGAATTAATTCGCGAGTATGACGTGAAAAAATTAATGCGAGTTGGAACATGTGGTGCCATTCGTAAAGATGTACACGTGAGAGATTTAGTGTTAGCTCAAGCGGCAGCAACCAATTCAGCGATTATTCGTAAAGATTTTCCGAATTTTGATTTCCCACAAATCGCTGATTTTGATTTATTAACGACAGCTTATGATATTGCCAAAGAAAAAGGCTTTAATATCCATGTTGGAAATGTATTATCAAATGATACGTTTTACTCAGATGACAATTCAGATGTCTTTAAATTAGGTGAATATGGCGTGTTAGGTGTTGAGATGGAAGCGGCAGTGCTTTACTATCTAGCAGCTAAATACAACGTCCAAGCACTTGCTTTGATGACAGTGAGTGATCATATGATTACTGGTGAAGAAACAACATCAGAAGAACGTCAAATGACATTTAATGACATGATGATTGTTGGACTTGAAACATTAATTAAAGAAGATTAA
- a CDS encoding transposase — translation MKALLETPFIGKFSQGFMNAFKYSYSNGFLEGINNKIKVIKRVAYGYRNFLLFKRRIFLIQNQVFQVK, via the coding sequence ATTAAAGCGTTATTGGAAACTCCTTTTATTGGTAAATTCTCCCAAGGATTTATGAATGCCTTTAAATACTCCTATTCAAATGGTTTCTTAGAAGGCATTAACAATAAAATTAAAGTGATTAAACGTGTGGCCTATGGCTATCGAAACTTTCTACTATTTAAACGACGTATCTTTTTGATTCAAAATCAAGTTTTTCAGGTTAAATAA
- a CDS encoding transposase produces MPEVERRPTYLKLHRSRYLCRNCGSTFSASTSLVDDYCQISKQLKYQIAFDLKDNRSRKEIAECHSVSENTAKRVLVSFTNNQQPNFNFLPTALCVDEFSSTSDCHAGMSFICADATSKKIIDILPDKRLHKLVSYFMKYSRKSRIKVRFLVMDMNASYGQLLKTVFPNATIKRKESSIED; encoded by the coding sequence TTGCCTGAAGTTGAACGTCGCCCAACTTATCTGAAACTTCACAGATCACGTTACCTTTGTAGAAACTGTGGATCAACTTTCAGTGCTTCTACTTCTCTAGTAGATGACTATTGTCAAATTTCTAAACAGCTTAAATACCAAATTGCTTTTGACTTAAAAGATAATCGATCACGTAAAGAAATCGCAGAATGCCACAGTGTCTCTGAAAACACTGCTAAACGTGTGTTAGTATCATTTACCAATAACCAGCAACCGAATTTTAACTTCTTGCCCACGGCTCTTTGTGTAGATGAGTTTAGCTCTACTTCTGATTGTCATGCTGGAATGAGCTTTATTTGTGCTGATGCGACATCTAAAAAAATAATCGATATCTTACCTGATAAAAGATTACATAAGTTGGTTTCTTACTTTATGAAGTATTCCAGAAAATCACGTATAAAAGTAAGGTTTTTGGTCATGGACATGAATGCAAGTTACGGTCAACTATTAAAAACAGTCTTTCCAAACGCCACAATCAAGAGGAAGGAAAGCAGTATCGAAGATTAA
- a CDS encoding ISL3 family transposase codes for MSYSQTIKDILNILDLNIIFNENCLSTEKIKGVFSRIFHGFLEESPTCCPHCQSNHSNIIKWGYTTSLIKMPSVSEYVTYIRLKKRRFFCKKCDTTFVLDTPFVSRNNCISNNLKRLIAKQLTSKHAMSDIAKQTSVSTSTVSRVLKEWYESIKKYSYELPSVLCFDEFKSVKKVAGSMSFIMMNGETNELIDILPDRRLPKIKNYFNGFSLANRKQVKYVVSDIYQPYITLTKRVFPNANVVLDKFHLVEHLGRAFQKIRIKITTQLKYKDNGVIYRRIKKHWKLLQKSYDKLDYIQQHWRPSFKAYLSEKELLERLLTYDSKLTEAYNTYQQILRVIQTKDYSLFLELINQPTEFKEFVPVFKTFKKYREEIRNTFETSYSNGPLECMNNHIKAIKRNAYGMRSFYNFKLRLSICLKESAFTSPKKI; via the coding sequence ATGTCATATTCACAGACTATCAAAGATATCTTAAATATACTAGACCTAAATATTATTTTTAATGAAAATTGTTTATCTACTGAAAAAATAAAAGGCGTTTTCTCTCGGATATTCCATGGTTTTTTAGAAGAATCTCCTACATGCTGTCCGCATTGTCAAAGTAATCACTCTAATATTATTAAATGGGGATATACAACTAGCCTAATTAAAATGCCTAGTGTTTCTGAATATGTCACTTATATTAGATTAAAGAAACGTCGTTTCTTTTGTAAAAAATGTGATACGACTTTTGTTTTAGATACCCCTTTTGTTTCTAGAAACAACTGTATTTCTAATAATTTAAAACGTCTCATTGCGAAACAGTTAACCTCTAAACACGCCATGAGTGATATCGCAAAACAAACGAGCGTTTCAACTTCAACTGTCTCTCGCGTATTAAAAGAGTGGTATGAATCGATTAAGAAGTATAGTTATGAACTTCCGTCTGTACTATGTTTTGATGAATTTAAATCTGTTAAAAAAGTAGCTGGTTCAATGAGTTTTATTATGATGAACGGTGAAACAAATGAATTAATTGATATTCTACCTGATCGAAGATTACCAAAAATTAAGAATTATTTTAATGGCTTCTCTCTAGCTAATAGAAAACAAGTAAAATATGTCGTTTCAGATATCTATCAACCTTACATTACTTTAACCAAACGAGTTTTCCCTAACGCTAACGTCGTTTTAGATAAATTTCATCTCGTTGAACATCTCGGCAGGGCATTTCAAAAGATACGGATTAAAATAACGACTCAATTAAAATATAAAGATAACGGGGTTATCTATAGACGAATTAAAAAGCATTGGAAATTACTTCAAAAAAGCTATGACAAATTAGATTATATCCAACAACATTGGCGTCCATCCTTTAAAGCGTATCTTTCTGAAAAAGAATTACTTGAACGCTTACTTACCTATGATTCTAAATTGACAGAGGCTTACAACACCTATCAACAAATTTTAAGAGTGATTCAAACAAAAGATTATTCTTTATTTTTGGAATTAATTAATCAACCAACAGAATTTAAAGAGTTTGTTCCTGTTTTCAAAACATTTAAAAAATATCGAGAAGAAATAAGAAACACCTTTGAAACATCTTATTCAAACGGTCCATTAGAATGTATGAATAACCACATTAAAGCCATTAAGCGTAATGCCTATGGCATGAGAAGTTTTTATAATTTTAAGCTACGACTATCAATTTGTTTAAAAGAATCTGCCTTTACATCACCAAAAAAGATTTAG
- a CDS encoding ISNCY family transposase has translation MNETKKYQVIKAVAENKKQKKRASVELNLSIRQINRLVKSYRENGKSAFVHKNRGRKNKHSVPEKVKQQIITSYQSFSIKPNIKHFTEILKNDHHICYTDTTIRSILYKEKILSPKAQKKTKRRLKQLIKQEGQQTKQSENLLVPRAEDYLELPEKTHPSRPRKKYKGELIQLDASSYNWFGNQITHLHLAIDDASGNIVGAYFDQQETLNGYYHVLHQILTKQGIPATFLTDKRTVFEYNRKSTKAVEEDTFTQFGFACHQLGIDIKTSSIPQAKGRVERLNGTVQSRLPVDLEIANIHSIEEANQFLSVWIRKFNRQFGHKTAESVYETSPTTAEINLLLATVSHRIVDNGHHIKYQNKFYLPTEGGSDKYFTRKTKALIIKAFNGEIYVNIAEKIYPTRRLKNHETYSKEFDGVSSDIKKERRKYIPPQSHPWKLESFKRYLQSIDRTIEEYEAEKTA, from the coding sequence ATGAATGAAACCAAAAAGTATCAAGTTATTAAAGCTGTCGCTGAAAATAAAAAACAAAAAAAGAGAGCTAGTGTTGAACTTAATTTATCTATACGACAAATTAACCGTTTAGTGAAATCATACAGGGAAAATGGTAAATCAGCATTTGTCCATAAAAATCGAGGGAGAAAAAATAAGCACTCTGTGCCTGAAAAAGTAAAACAACAAATAATCACTAGTTATCAATCGTTTAGTATTAAACCAAATATTAAGCATTTTACTGAAATACTGAAAAACGACCATCATATCTGTTATACAGATACTACAATTAGAAGCATCCTGTACAAAGAAAAAATACTTTCACCAAAGGCTCAAAAAAAGACAAAAAGAAGACTCAAACAATTAATAAAGCAAGAAGGTCAACAAACCAAACAATCAGAGAACCTATTGGTTCCAAGAGCTGAAGACTACCTAGAACTCCCTGAAAAGACCCATCCTAGTCGACCTAGAAAAAAATACAAAGGAGAATTAATTCAATTAGATGCTAGTTCATATAATTGGTTTGGAAATCAAATAACTCATCTTCATTTAGCTATTGACGACGCATCAGGTAATATTGTTGGCGCTTATTTTGACCAACAGGAAACGCTCAATGGTTATTACCATGTTCTTCATCAAATTCTGACAAAACAAGGGATTCCTGCCACTTTTCTAACAGATAAACGAACCGTCTTTGAGTACAACAGAAAATCAACAAAAGCTGTAGAAGAAGATACGTTCACGCAGTTTGGGTTTGCTTGTCATCAATTAGGTATTGACATAAAAACATCCTCTATTCCTCAAGCAAAAGGTCGTGTAGAACGTTTAAATGGGACAGTGCAATCAAGATTGCCTGTTGATCTTGAGATAGCAAATATACATTCTATAGAGGAGGCTAATCAATTTCTATCTGTATGGATTCGAAAGTTTAATCGACAATTTGGTCACAAAACTGCAGAAAGTGTTTATGAAACTTCTCCTACAACAGCTGAAATTAATTTATTACTAGCTACTGTCTCTCATCGTATAGTCGATAATGGCCATCATATTAAGTATCAAAATAAATTTTATCTTCCAACGGAAGGTGGTAGCGACAAATATTTTACAAGGAAAACGAAAGCATTAATTATAAAAGCTTTTAACGGGGAGATTTATGTTAATATAGCAGAAAAAATTTATCCTACTAGACGATTAAAAAACCACGAGACCTATTCAAAAGAGTTTGATGGGGTTTCTTCAGATATAAAAAAAGAAAGACGCAAGTACATTCCACCACAGTCACATCCGTGGAAACTTGAGTCTTTCAAAAGGTATCTTCAAAGTATTGACCGTACTATCGAAGAATATGAGGCTGAAAAAACAGCCTGA
- the metK gene encoding methionine adenosyltransferase — MKERKLFTSESVSEGHPDKVADQISDAILDAILEKDPMARVACETSVTTGLVLVFGEITTSAYVDIQKVVRDTIKSIGYTRAKYGFDGDTCAVMVAIDEQSPDIAQGVDASLETRETSASEEDLGAGDQGLMFGFAIDETPELMPLPIALSHRITQKLSELRKNGRLSYLRPDAKSQVTVEYDEDGKPLRVDTIVVSTQHDEDTTLETIKTDVIDLVIKEVIPSELLDDKTKYYINPTGRFVIGGPQGDSGLTGRKIIVDTYGGYARHGGGAFSGKDATKVDRSASYAARYIAKNIVGAGLATKCEVQLAYAIGVAQPVSISIETFGTSDYKESELIAAVRALFNLSPTGIINMLDLRRPIYQKTAAYGHFGRDDEDFTWEKTDKVDDLKQFLAK, encoded by the coding sequence ATGAAAGAAAGAAAATTATTCACGTCAGAGTCTGTATCGGAAGGACATCCTGACAAAGTAGCAGATCAAATAAGTGATGCGATATTAGATGCGATATTAGAAAAAGACCCTATGGCACGAGTAGCGTGTGAGACAAGTGTGACAACTGGTTTAGTGCTAGTGTTTGGTGAAATCACAACAAGTGCTTATGTTGATATTCAAAAAGTAGTGAGGGATACAATAAAAAGCATAGGGTATACACGTGCAAAATATGGTTTTGATGGTGATACATGTGCTGTCATGGTTGCGATTGATGAACAATCACCAGATATTGCACAAGGAGTTGATGCCTCTTTAGAAACACGTGAAACATCAGCTAGTGAGGAAGACCTAGGAGCTGGCGATCAAGGATTAATGTTTGGATTTGCGATTGATGAAACGCCAGAATTAATGCCATTACCGATTGCTTTAAGTCATCGAATCACTCAAAAATTGTCTGAGTTAAGAAAAAATGGTCGCTTATCTTACTTACGTCCAGATGCTAAATCACAAGTTACCGTAGAATATGATGAAGATGGCAAACCACTTCGCGTGGATACCATTGTGGTTAGTACACAGCATGATGAAGACACGACGCTTGAAACCATTAAAACAGATGTGATTGATTTAGTCATTAAAGAAGTGATTCCTAGTGAATTACTTGATGATAAAACAAAATACTATATTAACCCAACTGGTCGCTTTGTTATAGGTGGACCTCAGGGAGATTCTGGATTAACAGGTCGAAAAATCATTGTTGATACCTATGGAGGATATGCTCGCCATGGTGGTGGAGCCTTCTCGGGAAAAGATGCGACAAAAGTTGACCGTTCAGCAAGTTATGCTGCTAGATATATTGCAAAAAATATCGTGGGTGCAGGACTAGCGACAAAATGTGAAGTTCAACTTGCTTATGCCATTGGGGTAGCTCAACCTGTTTCGATTTCGATTGAAACATTTGGAACAAGCGACTACAAAGAATCAGAACTGATTGCGGCTGTGAGAGCCTTGTTTAATCTATCACCAACTGGTATTATAAATATGTTGGACTTAAGACGTCCTATCTACCAAAAAACTGCCGCATACGGTCATTTTGGTCGTGATGATGAAGACTTTACCTGGGAAAAAACAGATAAAGTGGACGACTTGAAACAATTTTTAGCAAAATAA
- a CDS encoding MDR family MFS transporter, whose amino-acid sequence MQQKRETNVKIITACVFIATFMTAVEGTIVSTAMPTIVGSLKGISIMNWVFSIYLLTNAMMTPIYGKLADKIGRKPIYLIGVFIFIIGSALSGMSQNMIQLIIFRAIQGIGAGSIVPVSLTIIADIYPVDKRAGVLGLNSAAWGIASIVGPLAGGFIVDAFSWHWIFLINVPIGIILMILVWIYLIEDKREVEKSPIDYMGSFYMMTMLLSLLYGVQKINDGFNLITIIAFAIFILSLVLFVRTEKKAQDPVISLDLFKNRTFVLVNLIAALISGFLMGVEVYIPMWMQGVVGKSAALGGIVLAPMSVIWMFGSFAGGRAMKKWHHRLAIVISMLPILVGAVFLSLSSQGTSYGLFLIFSGIMGIGFGMTMTLLTVLAQTSVSEKFTGVATSFFTLSRTIGQTIMISIFGLALNKTMDNQLSSNVVPGATKDMMNELINPNTASGLPIELIDGLRDILYNSIHNVFLIGLLLVVVSYVLNYFQEKE is encoded by the coding sequence ATGCAACAAAAAAGAGAAACAAATGTTAAAATTATCACTGCTTGTGTGTTTATCGCTACTTTTATGACAGCAGTGGAAGGGACCATTGTATCAACCGCTATGCCAACGATTGTTGGGTCATTAAAGGGCATTAGTATTATGAACTGGGTATTTTCAATTTATTTATTAACAAATGCTATGATGACTCCAATCTACGGTAAATTAGCAGATAAAATTGGTCGAAAACCAATTTATTTGATTGGGGTATTTATATTTATTATTGGGTCGGCGTTATCAGGAATGAGTCAAAATATGATTCAATTAATTATTTTCCGTGCGATTCAAGGGATTGGGGCAGGTTCTATTGTTCCAGTATCTTTAACAATTATTGCGGATATTTATCCAGTTGATAAACGTGCGGGTGTTTTAGGTTTAAATAGTGCCGCTTGGGGAATTGCCAGTATCGTTGGTCCACTTGCCGGAGGATTTATCGTTGATGCGTTTAGTTGGCATTGGATTTTCTTAATCAATGTACCAATTGGTATTATTTTAATGATTTTAGTATGGATTTATTTGATAGAAGATAAAAGAGAGGTCGAAAAAAGTCCGATTGATTATATGGGCAGTTTCTATATGATGACCATGTTGCTATCATTGTTATATGGGGTTCAAAAAATTAATGATGGCTTTAACTTAATTACAATTATTGCTTTTGCCATCTTTATTTTAAGTTTGGTATTATTTGTCAGAACAGAAAAAAAAGCACAAGATCCAGTTATTTCTCTTGATCTTTTCAAAAATCGCACCTTTGTATTGGTTAACTTAATTGCGGCATTAATTAGTGGATTCTTAATGGGTGTTGAAGTGTACATTCCGATGTGGATGCAAGGAGTTGTTGGGAAATCTGCTGCTTTAGGGGGAATTGTATTAGCTCCTATGTCAGTTATCTGGATGTTCGGCTCATTTGCTGGGGGACGAGCGATGAAAAAATGGCATCATCGCTTAGCCATTGTAATTAGTATGTTGCCAATATTGGTTGGGGCAGTCTTTTTGAGTTTATCAAGCCAAGGAACATCTTACGGATTGTTCTTAATATTTTCAGGTATCATGGGGATAGGGTTTGGTATGACGATGACGCTACTTACCGTATTAGCCCAAACGTCTGTATCTGAAAAATTTACAGGAGTGGCAACATCATTTTTTACATTATCACGAACAATTGGTCAAACCATTATGATTTCAATTTTTGGTTTGGCATTAAACAAAACAATGGATAATCAACTATCATCTAATGTGGTACCTGGAGCTACAAAAGACATGATGAACGAGTTGATTAATCCAAATACCGCGTCAGGATTACCAATAGAGTTGATTGATGGTTTACGTGATATTTTATATAATAGTATTCATAATGTGTTTTTAATCGGTTTGTTATTAGTTGTTGTCTCTTATGTACTTAACTATTTCCAAGAAAAAGAATAA
- a CDS encoding AEC family transporter produces MNIGEVIKTTMTDMNIISAITSTVFIILLGFFCRKKGIFSAEVGKILSKVVLSVALPALAFNAFMQDIKSETLKQGMNVLIWGIVIYIILIFVSKPLFMKYKGDKQDTLRVLTIFGSTTFFGTPIVSAIYGPIGVMFSSIFNIGYRIFLYSYGYIKMSGLKMELKNIKTMFLNPIVIATFAGLFIWVFQGYLPQVSVTNAEGVVNQVAFLRIDQTAVWLFKPMTYLAGLASPLAWLSIGATLGEVSFKDAASDKTSWYYSVMKVIVVPVINIVLLAILTMTHILPVSYEALATIVIMMAAPTATVAAAYAISFDKKPLLASNASLISTVLAVVMTPVWIVVLEMISKMGIF; encoded by the coding sequence ATGAATATCGGAGAAGTCATTAAAACAACCATGACTGATATGAATATTATCAGTGCGATAACATCAACAGTATTTATTATTTTATTAGGGTTCTTTTGTCGCAAGAAAGGAATTTTCTCTGCAGAAGTAGGAAAAATTTTATCAAAAGTTGTATTAAGTGTGGCATTGCCAGCATTGGCCTTTAATGCATTTATGCAAGATATCAAAAGTGAAACACTAAAACAAGGAATGAACGTGTTAATTTGGGGTATTGTCATTTATATTATTTTAATTTTTGTTTCTAAGCCATTATTTATGAAATATAAAGGTGACAAACAAGATACTTTACGCGTTTTAACTATTTTTGGGTCAACAACATTTTTTGGCACACCAATCGTGAGTGCTATTTACGGACCAATTGGTGTGATGTTTTCTTCAATTTTTAACATTGGTTACCGAATTTTCTTATACTCATACGGCTACATCAAAATGAGTGGATTAAAAATGGAACTTAAAAATATTAAAACAATGTTTTTAAACCCAATTGTTATTGCAACATTTGCAGGATTATTCATCTGGGTATTCCAAGGATATTTACCACAAGTTAGTGTGACAAATGCTGAAGGTGTGGTTAATCAAGTGGCATTCTTACGTATCGATCAAACAGCTGTTTGGTTATTTAAACCAATGACTTATTTAGCAGGACTAGCTTCACCACTTGCTTGGTTATCAATTGGGGCTACTTTAGGTGAAGTGAGCTTTAAAGATGCAGCATCAGACAAAACATCTTGGTATTACAGTGTGATGAAAGTCATTGTTGTACCAGTTATAAACATTGTATTATTAGCGATTTTAACTATGACTCACATTTTACCAGTAAGTTACGAAGCATTAGCAACAATCGTCATCATGATGGCTGCACCAACAGCTACAGTAGCGGCTGCTTATGCGATTAGCTTTGATAAAAAACCACTTCTAGCTTCAAATGCATCTCTTATTTCAACAGTATTAGCTGTTGTCATGACACCAGTATGGATTGTAGTGCTAGAAATGATTAGTAAAATGGGTATTTTTTAA
- a CDS encoding 2-hydroxyacid dehydrogenase: protein MTFKIACYGVRPNEVEYFNDLNKYNYDLTLIEELLTHDNIETAYNHDAVLLRGNCVADRENIEKMSEHGVKFVFTRTVGFNHIDLAAAKDYHMEVARVPSYSPNAIAELSLTLAMMLLRHTSYMTMKTSNKNFIVDNTMFSKEIRNCKVGIIGTGKIGLTEAKLFDGLGATVLGYDIYENDAAKDVLTYTNLDDLLAQSDIVSIHVPYIPGENDQMINAEFISKMKKGAILINTARGELQDNQAILDALHTHQLEGFGTDVFANEKELFFKEFGTEQTLPDPTVEELIKLYPRVLVTPHVGSNTDEALINMIETSFENFHSVLESGKTVNSVL, encoded by the coding sequence ATGACATTCAAAATAGCTTGTTACGGTGTACGACCAAATGAGGTGGAATACTTTAACGATTTAAATAAATATAATTATGATTTAACATTAATTGAAGAATTATTGACGCATGATAATATTGAAACAGCATATAACCATGATGCGGTCTTATTACGAGGAAATTGTGTAGCGGATCGAGAAAATATCGAGAAAATGTCAGAACATGGTGTAAAATTTGTCTTTACACGTACAGTTGGGTTTAATCATATTGATTTAGCAGCAGCAAAGGATTATCACATGGAAGTGGCAAGAGTACCATCATACTCACCAAATGCTATCGCTGAATTGTCATTGACTTTAGCTATGATGTTGTTAAGACATACTTCTTATATGACCATGAAAACAAGTAATAAAAACTTTATTGTAGATAACACGATGTTTAGTAAAGAAATTAGAAACTGTAAAGTGGGAATTATTGGGACTGGTAAAATTGGTCTAACAGAAGCCAAGTTATTTGATGGATTAGGTGCAACAGTACTAGGTTATGATATTTATGAAAATGATGCAGCAAAAGATGTTTTAACTTATACAAATCTAGATGATTTATTAGCACAATCTGATATTGTCAGTATCCATGTACCTTATATTCCTGGTGAAAATGACCAAATGATTAATGCAGAATTTATTAGTAAAATGAAAAAAGGGGCTATCTTGATTAATACAGCTCGTGGGGAATTACAAGATAATCAAGCTATTTTAGATGCCTTACACACACATCAATTAGAAGGTTTTGGGACTGATGTATTTGCAAATGAAAAAGAGTTATTCTTCAAAGAATTTGGTACAGAACAAACATTACCAGATCCGACAGTAGAAGAATTAATTAAACTGTATCCTAGAGTATTGGTTACACCTCACGTTGGATCTAATACAGATGAAGCGTTAATCAATATGATTGAAACAAGTTTTGAGAATTTCCATTCAGTGTTAGAATCAGGTAAAACAGTTAACAGCGTTCTATAA
- a CDS encoding response regulator has translation MNVLIIEDDPMVAKLNADFLTHIPSAHIIGNCRSTIDATPFLTNYSVDLILLDNYLPTRTGIDFLTELRKKNNQVPVILITAANDMETIQKALTLGVVDYLVKPFTVERFTLAIQKVINQKKLISQIDHANQESIDALFNEHTPKQPSLSISSSLPKGLAKLTMEKVLKKIEDESHPFSTEELAKKVGISRISTKKYLTFLVESKYLTEDIVYQEIGRPITRYKKT, from the coding sequence ATGAACGTTCTAATTATTGAAGATGATCCGATGGTTGCTAAATTAAATGCAGATTTTTTAACACATATTCCCTCTGCTCATATCATTGGAAATTGTCGTTCAACTATTGATGCTACGCCTTTTTTAACAAACTATTCAGTAGATTTAATATTACTAGACAACTATCTACCAACTCGAACAGGCATAGACTTTTTAACTGAATTACGCAAAAAGAATAATCAAGTACCAGTTATTCTCATCACCGCTGCAAACGATATGGAAACCATTCAAAAAGCATTAACTCTTGGGGTTGTAGATTATTTAGTTAAGCCGTTTACTGTTGAGCGGTTTACTTTAGCAATACAAAAAGTGATAAACCAAAAAAAATTAATTAGTCAAATAGATCATGCTAATCAAGAAAGCATTGATGCTTTATTTAACGAACATACGCCTAAACAACCTTCGCTTTCCATATCTTCTTCTTTACCAAAAGGACTGGCAAAATTAACCATGGAGAAAGTGCTTAAGAAAATTGAAGATGAGTCACATCCTTTTTCAACAGAAGAGTTAGCAAAAAAAGTGGGGATTTCACGTATTTCAACTAAAAAATATTTAACGTTTCTAGTCGAATCAAAATACCTCACAGAAGATATTGTCTATCAAGAAATTGGACGGCCAATCACACGCTATAAAAAAACATAG